Proteins encoded within one genomic window of Humulus lupulus chromosome 1, drHumLupu1.1, whole genome shotgun sequence:
- the LOC133784604 gene encoding MDIS1-interacting receptor like kinase 2-like isoform X1: MKRVPRTRFSLLVLLLLHIFVFSLLPLKIASSPRTQAEALIKWKNSLAIKPSTLNSWSNNNINNLCKWSNVVCSNSTGEISQIDLSSMDLNGTLDQFNFSPFLNITVFNLNNNVFSGSIPTAIGNLTKLTVLDLSDNDIEGQIPVEISRLTELQYLSLFNNFLEGPIPYQISNLPKVWYLSLGANNLENSEWSKFSSMPLLTYLDIYLNQFNSTFPDFISKCRNLTFLDMSQNSWNGSIPESVFSNLGKLQSFNLTNNQFKGPLSSNISKLSQLTHLHLPNNFLSGEIPEGIGLLQNLEVIELYNNSFSRSIPSSIGQLKNLLRLDLRMNLLNSTIPSALGSCTRLGYLALAQNRLGGELPYSLSNLNSLTDLGLSDNYFTGTLSSVLISNWTALTSVQFQNNSFSGQIPKEIGLLKNVTYIFLYQNNFSGPIPSEIGNLKELANLDLSGNHLTGLIPSSLWNLKSLSSVQLFYNNLVGTIPPEIGNLVSLSTFDVNTNRLSGELPVNISSLSNLVGFSVFTNNFTGTIPRDFGKNSPNLTYISFSNNSFSGKLPPYLCNGFKLETLTVNNNSFTGPLPECLRKCTNLKRVRLDENNFTGNITDAFGVHPALDFVRLSDSQFVGQISSTWGQCVNLTNLQMSRNKISGKIPPELGNAKNLHVLSLESNELSEEIPTQLGNLNKLFHLNLSNNHFTGSIPRSLSNLTKLKTLDVSANNVSGTIPTWLEDYKFLSSLNLSHNKFSGEIPQELGNLGSLKYMLDLSSNSFTGEIPSNLAKLSSLENLDVSNNQLSGKIPSSFSSMVSLVSVDFSYNNLTGPIPTGKAFQNKNAFLGNPGLCGDTEGVNLNPCSSTSNYKSSKRTTHIVIGALVVVCVRILFIWYIKSTN; the protein is encoded by the coding sequence ATGAAAAGAGTTCCAAGAACTCGTTTCTCTCTTCTTGTTCTCCTTCTGCTTCACAtttttgtgttttctttacttccatTGAAGATTGCTTCCTCACCAAGAACACAAGCAGAGGCTCTGATAAAATGGAAGAACAGCTTGGCCATTAAACCATCAACTCTGAATTCATGGTCCAATAACAACATCAACAATCTCTGCAAGTGGAGTAATGTTGTCTGCAGTAACTCCACCGGTGAAATCTCACAAATAGACCTCTCCAGCATGGACCTGAATGGAACTCTAGACCAGTTCAACTTCTCTCCATTCCTTAACATCACTGTCTTCAACCTCAACAACAATGTTTTCTCTGGTTCCATACCAACAGCCATTGGTAATCTCACCAAGCTCACTGTGTTGGACTTGAGTGACAATGATATTGAAGGACAAATACCAGTGGAGATAAGCCGGTTAACAGAGCTTCAATATCTCAGTCTGTTCAACAATTTTCTTGAAGGGCCAATCCCTTACCAGATCAGCAATCTACCAAAGGTATGGTACTTATCCCTTGGAGCAAACAACTTGGAGAATTCTGAGTGGTCAAAATTTTCAAGCATGCCTTTGTTAACCTACcttgatatttatttgaatcaGTTTAATTCAACATTCCCAGATTTCATATCAAAGTGTAGGAACTTGACCTTCCTAGACATGTCTCAAAACAGCTGGAATGGTTCAATTCCAGAGTCTGTATTTTCCAATCTGGGCAAACTCCAATCTTTCAATCTCACTAATAATCAATTTAAGGGACCTTTGTCATCAAACATTTCAAAGCTTTCTCAGCTCACACACCTTCATTTGCCAAATAACTTTCTCAGTGGTGAAATTCCTGAAGGAATTGGTCTCCTACAAAATCTTGAGGTTATTGAACTGTATAACAACTCCTTTAGTAGGAGTATTCCTTCTTCTATTGGCCAACTCAAGAATCTCTTACGTCTTGATCTTCGCATGAATTTGTTAAACTCAACAATTCCTTCTGCGCTTGGTTCTTGTACTAGGCTAGGTTACTTGGCTTTGGCTCAAAATAGACTCGGTGGAGAATTGCCATACTCATTATCCAATCTGAATAGTCTCACAGATCTTGGCTTATCTGATAATTATTTCACTGGCACTCTCTCCTCTGTCTTGATCTCCAATTGGACTGCTCTCACCTCAGTACAATTCCAAAACAACAGCTTCAGTGGGCAAATTCCTAAAGAAATTGGGCTATTGAAGAATGTCACTTATATTTTCCTATACCAAAATAACTTCAGTGGTCCAATTCCCTCAGAGATTGGAAATTTGAAGGAACTAGCAAACTTAGATCTTTCTGGGAACCATCTCACCGGTCTAATTCCATCTTCTTTATGGAACCTCAAAAGCCTCTCCTCTGTGCAACTCTTCTACAACAATCTGGTTGGAACCATCCCACCAGAGATTGGAAATCTAGTATCACTGTCAACTTTTGATGTTAACACCAACAGACTCTCAGGAGAGTTGCCGGTTAACATTTCCAGCCTCAGCAACTTGGTGGGGTTCTCTGTTTTCACCAATAACTTCACAGGAACAATCCCCAGAGACTTTGGGAAGAACAGTCCTAATTTGACATACATTAGCTTTTCAAACAACTCATTTTCCGGAAAGTTGCCACCATATTTGTGTAATGGGTTCAAGCTAGAGACTTTGACTGTGAACAACAACAGCTTCACGGGACCATTGCCCGAGTGCCTAAGAAAATGCACCAACTTGAAGAGAGTAAGGCTTGACGAGAATAATTTCACAGGAAATATTACTGATGCTTTTGGTGTTCACCCCGCTCTTGATTTCGTTCGACTAAGCGACAGCCAATTCGTTGGTCAAATTTCAAGTACGTGGGGGCAATGTGTGAATCTCACCAATTTACAGATGAGTCGAAACAAAATCTCTGGTAAGATCCCACCTGAACTCGGGAATGCAAAAAATTTGCACGTTTTGAGCTTAGAGTCTAACGAGTTAAGTGAGGAAATTCCAACTCAACTTGGAAACCTAAACAAGTTGTTCCATCTCAACCTCAGCAATAACCATTTCACAGGGAGCATCCCTCGAAGCCTGTCCAATCTAACTAAGCTGAAAACTCTTGATGTATCTGCGAACAATGTTTCTGGGACCATTCCAACTTGGCTCGAGGATTATAAATTTTTGTCGAGCTTGAATCTTAGTCACAACAAGTTTTCTGGCGAAATACCTCAAGAGCTTGGCAACTTGGGCTCGTTGAAGTACATGTTGGATCTCAGCAGCAATTCTTTCACTGGAGAAATCCCATCAAACTTGGCCAAGCTTTCATCACTGGAGAACCTTGACGTCTCAAATAATCAACTATCCGGAAAAATCCCATCGTCGTTTTCCAGCATGGTTAGTCTAGTTTCGGTCGACTTCTCCTACAACAACTTGACGGGTCCAATCCCAACTGGAAAAGCTTTCCAAAACAAGAACGCTTTCTTGGGAAACCCTGGCTTATGCGGAGACACAGAAGGGGTCAACCTCAATCCGTGTAGCTCAACGTCAAACTACAAATCAAGCAAGAGAACGACACATATTGTTATCGGGGCCCTTGTTGTCGTTTgtgttagaatattatttatttggtatataaaatcaactaattga
- the LOC133784604 gene encoding LRR receptor-like serine/threonine-protein kinase GSO1 isoform X2, whose protein sequence is MKRVPRTRFSLLVLLLLHIFVFSLLPLKIASSPRTQAEALIKWKNSLAIKPSTLNSWSNNNINNLCKWSNVVCSNSTGEISQIDLSSMDLNGTLDQFNFSPFLNITVFNLNNNVFSGSIPTAIGNLTKLTVLDLSDNDIEGQIPVEISRLTELQYLSLFNNFLEGPIPYQISNLPKVWYLSLGANNLENSEWSKFSSMPLLTYLDIYLNQFNSTFPDFISKCRNLTFLDMSQNSWNGSIPESVFSNLGKLQSFNLTNNQFKGPLSSNISKLSQLTHLHLPNNFLSGEIPEGIGLLQNLEVIELYNNSFSRSIPSSIGQLKNLLRLDLRMNLLNSTIPSALGSCTRLGYLALAQNRLGGELPYSLSNLNSLTDLGLSDNYFTGTLSSVLISNWTALTSVQFQNNSFSGQIPKEIGLLKNVTYIFLYQNNFSGPIPSEIGNLKELANLDLSGNHLTGLIPSSLWNLKSLSSVQLFYNNLVGTIPPEIGNLVSLSTFDVNTNRLSGELPVNISSLSNLVGFSVFTNNFTGTIPRDFGKNSPNLTYISFSNNSFSGKLPPYLCNGFKLETLTVNNNSFTGPLPECLRKCTNLKRVRLDENNFTGNITDAFGVHPALDFVRLSDSQFVGQISSTWGQCVNLTNLQMSRNKISAITISQGASLEACPI, encoded by the exons ATGAAAAGAGTTCCAAGAACTCGTTTCTCTCTTCTTGTTCTCCTTCTGCTTCACAtttttgtgttttctttacttccatTGAAGATTGCTTCCTCACCAAGAACACAAGCAGAGGCTCTGATAAAATGGAAGAACAGCTTGGCCATTAAACCATCAACTCTGAATTCATGGTCCAATAACAACATCAACAATCTCTGCAAGTGGAGTAATGTTGTCTGCAGTAACTCCACCGGTGAAATCTCACAAATAGACCTCTCCAGCATGGACCTGAATGGAACTCTAGACCAGTTCAACTTCTCTCCATTCCTTAACATCACTGTCTTCAACCTCAACAACAATGTTTTCTCTGGTTCCATACCAACAGCCATTGGTAATCTCACCAAGCTCACTGTGTTGGACTTGAGTGACAATGATATTGAAGGACAAATACCAGTGGAGATAAGCCGGTTAACAGAGCTTCAATATCTCAGTCTGTTCAACAATTTTCTTGAAGGGCCAATCCCTTACCAGATCAGCAATCTACCAAAGGTATGGTACTTATCCCTTGGAGCAAACAACTTGGAGAATTCTGAGTGGTCAAAATTTTCAAGCATGCCTTTGTTAACCTACcttgatatttatttgaatcaGTTTAATTCAACATTCCCAGATTTCATATCAAAGTGTAGGAACTTGACCTTCCTAGACATGTCTCAAAACAGCTGGAATGGTTCAATTCCAGAGTCTGTATTTTCCAATCTGGGCAAACTCCAATCTTTCAATCTCACTAATAATCAATTTAAGGGACCTTTGTCATCAAACATTTCAAAGCTTTCTCAGCTCACACACCTTCATTTGCCAAATAACTTTCTCAGTGGTGAAATTCCTGAAGGAATTGGTCTCCTACAAAATCTTGAGGTTATTGAACTGTATAACAACTCCTTTAGTAGGAGTATTCCTTCTTCTATTGGCCAACTCAAGAATCTCTTACGTCTTGATCTTCGCATGAATTTGTTAAACTCAACAATTCCTTCTGCGCTTGGTTCTTGTACTAGGCTAGGTTACTTGGCTTTGGCTCAAAATAGACTCGGTGGAGAATTGCCATACTCATTATCCAATCTGAATAGTCTCACAGATCTTGGCTTATCTGATAATTATTTCACTGGCACTCTCTCCTCTGTCTTGATCTCCAATTGGACTGCTCTCACCTCAGTACAATTCCAAAACAACAGCTTCAGTGGGCAAATTCCTAAAGAAATTGGGCTATTGAAGAATGTCACTTATATTTTCCTATACCAAAATAACTTCAGTGGTCCAATTCCCTCAGAGATTGGAAATTTGAAGGAACTAGCAAACTTAGATCTTTCTGGGAACCATCTCACCGGTCTAATTCCATCTTCTTTATGGAACCTCAAAAGCCTCTCCTCTGTGCAACTCTTCTACAACAATCTGGTTGGAACCATCCCACCAGAGATTGGAAATCTAGTATCACTGTCAACTTTTGATGTTAACACCAACAGACTCTCAGGAGAGTTGCCGGTTAACATTTCCAGCCTCAGCAACTTGGTGGGGTTCTCTGTTTTCACCAATAACTTCACAGGAACAATCCCCAGAGACTTTGGGAAGAACAGTCCTAATTTGACATACATTAGCTTTTCAAACAACTCATTTTCCGGAAAGTTGCCACCATATTTGTGTAATGGGTTCAAGCTAGAGACTTTGACTGTGAACAACAACAGCTTCACGGGACCATTGCCCGAGTGCCTAAGAAAATGCACCAACTTGAAGAGAGTAAGGCTTGACGAGAATAATTTCACAGGAAATATTACTGATGCTTTTGGTGTTCACCCCGCTCTTGATTTCGTTCGACTAAGCGACAGCCAATTCGTTGGTCAAATTTCAAGTACGTGGGGGCAATGTGTGAATCTCACCAATTTACAGATGAGTCGAAACAAAATCTCTG CAATAACCATTTCACAGGGAGCATCCCTCGAAGCCTGTCCAATCTAA